The nucleotide sequence ATCTTTAGTGATAAGTACGGCTTCCAAAGTCCCTTGCTCACGAAACATCGCTTCAACCTCGTAAATATGTGTTTTAGCTGGAACAAAATGATAATTTGTGTACTTTCCGTTTTGGATGATCAAATCCAACGCTCGTTTATTTGTTAAATCAACCGGACCTTTTTGGCTTTCTTTTGCTAGCCAAAACCCGATATTACGTAAAGTAATCAATGCTACAAATTTTCCTTTATTGTATAACGGAAATTGTGAATACCTTTTTTCTGCTACTATCTTTAACAGTTCAAGTAACGGAAGATCTTGTTCAAAACCTGTTACACGTTTTGCAAATCGAGGCAGCACGGTTTCAGGCTGAATCAGTTCTTGTTCGATCAGCTGGATTCGCTTGACTGTCCAATCATTTGGCTCTGCAATGACAAAATCGACTGCGATCCGATCATGGACGATCGCATTCCTTAACTGAGCAAGCTGTAAAAGATCATCTTCGTATTTTCTGATCATTAATTGTTTTCTTTGAGCTAGGCGTCTGACAAGTTCGGTAAATCCCATATTTCGTGCATTTCCCATCTCGTCTCTCATCCATTTTTCGATTCGATTGAAACTGATTAAAAAAAGATCAGAGTTTGCCATAATTTTCCTCCTTGATCAAATATGCCCGGTTTTTTATATAGAAAAAGAACGCAATCAACACAATAACTGCAAAAAAACTGAAAAATAAATTTTGTAGGAAAACGGCCCCCAACCCAGTTGCTAGAAATAAAAACGGATAGATTTGAAGAATCAAGTAATTCATTGTGATCACATAAGCAGGCTTTGCTTCTTTCACTGTATAAACGGGGCTTTTTAGCCAATAAAAGGTGACCTGCATCGTAAAGGGCACTTCCAGATCAAGCGTTATCTTTTGTTCATGACTGAGAACACTGCGTTTTTCATTGTTGATTCTTAGCTGAATCGAGCTACCCATACCGTAAAAACCGGTTTTTCTTATAAATGTCGTTTTCATCATACCCTCCTATTATGCTTTAGTATAGCTCAAAATACAATAAAGAAAAAGAATGATCCTAGTGTAAACAAAATTAATTCCCTATCGTCTAAAAAAAGAAGCTGTAGTCAAAATACAGCTCCTTCGATGGTAGATTATAATCAAGCTTAAAACAATCCCAACACTTCTCCGTCATTTGTCACGTCCATATTCAATGCAGCAGGTTTTTTAGGCAAACCAGGCATCGTCATAACATCTCCAGTCAAGGCTACTAAAAATCCTGCCCCTAATTTTGGGATGATTTCGCGGATCGTGATGGTGAAATCTTCCGGTGCACCTAGCAGTGAAGGATCATCAGAAAATGAATACTGTGTTTTTGCCATACAAATCGGCAGTTTGTCCCATCCATTCTTCGTAAACTCTTCTATTTGTTTTTGCGCTTTTTTGCTGAAAACAACACCATTTCCTCCGTAAATTTTCTTGACGATTGTTTCTGTCTTTTCTTGTATCGTTTCTTCTAGGCGGTATAATGGCTTGTAATTAGCTTCTTTTCTATCAATCAATCGTACTACAGCTTTTGCTAAATCAACGCCGCCTTCTGCTCCATCTGCCCATACACTCGCTCTCTTGGCAAGAATCCCCTGATTTTCACACAAGTGCTCCAACAGTGTGAGTTCATTGTCTGTATCTGTTACGAATTCATTGATTGCGACGATCACAGGTAGCTGATATTGTTCCATATTACGTATATGGCGCTTTAAATTTGCAAAACCTACTTTCAAAGCATCAAGATTCTCATTTTTAAGTTCATCTTTTTTCATTCCGCCATGCATTTTCAATGCACGGACAGTGGCGACAATCACCACAGCATCCGGCGCTTTTTTCAAGTTAGGTACTTTGATATCTAAAAATTTCTCTCCGCCAAGATCTGCACCAAATCCTGCCTCTGTGACAACGTAATCTGCTAATCTCAATGCTGTCTTGGTAGCTAAAATACTATTGCAGCCATGAGCGATATTGGCAAACGGTCCCCCGTGGACAAAAGCTGGTGTTCCGTAAATTGTTTGTACAAGATTCGGCTTGATTGCATCTTTCAGCAGTAATGCCAGAGCGCCTTCTGCTTTCAAGTCTCCAGCAGTCACAGGCTGACGGTCAAATGTATAGCCGACAACGATCCTTGCAAGACGAGCCTTTAAATCTTCAAGGTCTGCCGCAAGACACAAGATAGCCATGATTTCGCTGGCAACTGTGATATCAAACCCATCTTCTCTTGGAACACCTTGGATTGGCCCACCCAAGCCAACAATTACTTTACGCAGTTCACGATCATTGAGATCGACTACCCGTTTCCAAATCACTCGGCGGGCATCGATGTTCAATTCATTTCCTTGATGAATATGATTATCTAAAAGAGCAGATAATGCATTATTAGCTGTTGTGATAGCATGCATGTCACCAGTAAAATGCAAGTTGATATCTTCCATAGGCAATACCTGTGCATATCCTCCGCCTGCAGCACCACCTTTGATTCCCATCACAGGACCAAGTGAGGGTTCTCGCAATGCAATAACAGATTTTTTATTGATTTTATTGAGCGCGTCTCCTAACCCTACAGTGATCGTTGACTTTCCTTCGCCAGCTGGTGTTGGATTGATGGAAGTAACTAAGATCAAATGCCCCTCAGCGTTATCCTTTGATCGATTGATTCCAGAAAAATTGATTTTCGCCTTATATTTCCCATACAGTTCCAAATCGTCTTCCTTAAGATCTAATTTACTAGCCACTTCAACAATCGGTTCTAGCTCTGTTTCTTGTGAAATTTGCAGATCATTCTTCATTTGATTACCCCTTTTCACGAACTTTATTCAACAAAATATCTTCTTTGTTAAGATATGCCAATTATACCTTTTTTTATTCAGAAAAAAAACATAAAATTACAGGTTTTTAATTTATTTGACGTACTTATAAATACTCTTTATAATGAAGGCTATGATCAGACTTTAGAAAGGTCGTGAGTGCTTTGACCACAGGAATTGTAAAATGGTTTGACAACAAAAAAGGATACGGCTTTATCAGTTATGATGACACAGAAGAAATTTTTGTACATTTTACTGCGATTGAAGAAGAGGGATTCAAAACTTTGGAAGAAAATCAAGTGGTCGAATTTGAGATCATCGAAGGGAATCGAGGAACACAAGCTGCCCATGTCAAGAAAGGCAACGTTCAGACTACCGATACTAGTATGCATGAATAGATAAACAAATAGAGTGAGACGCTAAACGGGATGAACCGTACGTCTCACTCTTTTCTTTTCCTGTAAAAATTCGTTTTTTTAGGTTCTGATTTTTAAAATTAGCTTTTTCTTTTTTTCGTATAAGGATAAGGAATTGATTCTGATTTGGGTCCGTTTTTTTCAAAATGATCAAAAAGGACTACTTGATCTTTTTTTCGCATCATGAAAACAGATGGGGCTTTCTCATCTTGCAACATCATTTGCACCCCAGTATTAGTTGGCGTCAAAGATCGAATCTGTCCGACAGATATTTCTCGGTCTTTCCAAAAAGCAGCATAACGTATAATCACAGAGTTTGATTTTAAAATAAAAGAACGCCGCAAACCTAGAAATAGAAAAACAAGAAAAATACCTAAAACAAAATTGCTTTTCCAATAAGGACCTGTGTTTTCTAAAGAAAGAATCAGACTAAAAAACAGAATGATCAAGGTCAATGACCAATAGATGATCGTATGTGCCAGTTCAGGCTGCCATCGAATATTTTTTTTCATTCTCTAACCTCTCACCGATTCAGTAATGATATAATCTTACCATAACATTAGTTTGAACAAAAAGGAGAATCTCTTTTTATGTTAAAAGTATACATTGATGCCTCTACAAAAGGCAACCCTGGTCCTAGTGGAGGTGGAATCTTGATTGTCTATCAAGGTAAACAAGAACAGCTATCTATCCCGCTTTCTATAGGGACAAACCATCAAGCAGAGTTCGAAGTCTTTTTAAAAACTTTAGAATTTCTAAAGAAAAACGACTTACAGAATGAAACGATTTTCTGTTTTTCAGACAGCAAAACACTAGTTTCTACGGTCGACAAAAACGCAACGAAGAACGAGCTCTTCCTTCCCTACCTTCAAAGAATCCAAGAACTTCTATCCGAATTTTCTTTATTGATCCTGCAATGGTTGCCCGAAAACAAAAATAAAGGAGCAGATAATCTTGCACGTCAGGCTCTCCATAAACAATTAAAAGAAAAAAAGACTCTTTAAATTAAAAACTTT is from Enterococcus faecium and encodes:
- a CDS encoding CBS domain-containing protein translates to MANSDLFLISFNRIEKWMRDEMGNARNMGFTELVRRLAQRKQLMIRKYEDDLLQLAQLRNAIVHDRIAVDFVIAEPNDWTVKRIQLIEQELIQPETVLPRFAKRVTGFEQDLPLLELLKIVAEKRYSQFPLYNKGKFVALITLRNIGFWLAKESQKGPVDLTNKRALDLIIQNGKYTNYHFVPAKTHIYEVEAMFREQGTLEAVLITKDGNPDGNLLGIVRPRDIYKQIEKD
- a CDS encoding formate--tetrahydrofolate ligase, encoding MKNDLQISQETELEPIVEVASKLDLKEDDLELYGKYKAKINFSGINRSKDNAEGHLILVTSINPTPAGEGKSTITVGLGDALNKINKKSVIALREPSLGPVMGIKGGAAGGGYAQVLPMEDINLHFTGDMHAITTANNALSALLDNHIHQGNELNIDARRVIWKRVVDLNDRELRKVIVGLGGPIQGVPREDGFDITVASEIMAILCLAADLEDLKARLARIVVGYTFDRQPVTAGDLKAEGALALLLKDAIKPNLVQTIYGTPAFVHGGPFANIAHGCNSILATKTALRLADYVVTEAGFGADLGGEKFLDIKVPNLKKAPDAVVIVATVRALKMHGGMKKDELKNENLDALKVGFANLKRHIRNMEQYQLPVIVAINEFVTDTDNELTLLEHLCENQGILAKRASVWADGAEGGVDLAKAVVRLIDRKEANYKPLYRLEETIQEKTETIVKKIYGGNGVVFSKKAQKQIEEFTKNGWDKLPICMAKTQYSFSDDPSLLGAPEDFTITIREIIPKLGAGFLVALTGDVMTMPGLPKKPAALNMDVTNDGEVLGLF
- a CDS encoding ribonuclease HI family protein; amino-acid sequence: MLKVYIDASTKGNPGPSGGGILIVYQGKQEQLSIPLSIGTNHQAEFEVFLKTLEFLKKNDLQNETIFCFSDSKTLVSTVDKNATKNELFLPYLQRIQELLSEFSLLILQWLPENKNKGADNLARQALHKQLKEKKTL
- a CDS encoding cold-shock protein; protein product: MTTGIVKWFDNKKGYGFISYDDTEEIFVHFTAIEEEGFKTLEENQVVEFEIIEGNRGTQAAHVKKGNVQTTDTSMHE
- a CDS encoding EbsA family protein; translated protein: MKKNIRWQPELAHTIIYWSLTLIILFFSLILSLENTGPYWKSNFVLGIFLVFLFLGLRRSFILKSNSVIIRYAAFWKDREISVGQIRSLTPTNTGVQMMLQDEKAPSVFMMRKKDQVVLFDHFEKNGPKSESIPYPYTKKRKS